The following are from one region of the Candidatus Shapirobacteria bacterium genome:
- a CDS encoding DUF1858 domain-containing protein: MKTKQKIDKSMLIGELLEKYPKLARVLVEDYNFHCVGCMAAGEETLEQGAQVHGYRTKEITKMVMTLNQLLDDEALEKKKK, translated from the coding sequence ATGAAGACAAAACAAAAAATTGATAAGTCGATGCTAATTGGGGAGTTACTGGAAAAATATCCAAAATTAGCGCGGGTACTGGTCGAGGATTATAACTTTCATTGTGTGGGATGTATGGCGGCGGGAGAGGAGACTTTGGAGCAAGGGGCGCAGGTACATGGGTATAGAACAAAAGAGATTACCAAAATGGTGATGACCCTCAACCAGTTGTTGGATGACGAGGCTTTGGAAAAGAAGAAAAAGTAA
- a CDS encoding site-2 protease family protein encodes MANIVSFIALIIAITIHEFSHAFMADRLGDPTPRSHGRLSLNPLNHLDPIGTLMMLVAHFGWGKPVPIDAYNFSHPKRDEMLVALAGPASNLILASILAIVYNATGSSVVYIIALINIYLAIFNLLPVPPLDGSKIFLNLLPQDKSVEWQEAFDRYGIFLLVALIFLPVGGSNLISLIISPIVGFISKVLFIR; translated from the coding sequence ATGGCAAATATCGTCTCTTTTATAGCTCTAATCATCGCCATTACCATCCACGAATTCTCCCACGCCTTTATGGCCGACCGTCTCGGCGATCCCACCCCCCGATCCCATGGTAGGTTATCACTCAACCCTCTAAATCATCTCGATCCGATAGGGACTTTAATGATGCTCGTCGCCCATTTCGGCTGGGGTAAGCCGGTCCCCATTGATGCCTATAATTTCAGTCATCCCAAAAGAGACGAAATGCTCGTCGCCCTCGCCGGCCCCGCCAGCAATCTGATTCTGGCCTCCATCCTGGCTATTGTTTACAACGCCACCGGTAGTTCGGTTGTCTACATTATTGCTCTGATTAATATTTACCTAGCTATTTTTAATCTTCTCCCCGTTCCTCCCCTCGATGGTTCCAAAATATTTCTCAATCTCCTCCCTCAGGATAAATCCGTTGAGTGGCAAGAAGCTTTCGACAGATACGGCATATTTTTGTTAGTCGCCCTGATTTTTCTGCCCGTTGGTGGGTCAAACTTAATTAGTCTAATCATCTCCCCCATCGTCGGCTTCATCTCCAAGGTGCTATTTATTCGCTAG
- a CDS encoding nucleotide pyrophosphohydrolase translates to MDFQKMVDRANQILNYYAESDKKRLGHEWPRGEYMKALFGDMGALAKLTMAKDGLRDIEDVDIKLSREFADVLCGLIFLAGKYEVDLEKAFYEGMDELERRATTSAGVTGLTKTDAKYGKFDR, encoded by the coding sequence ATGGACTTTCAAAAAATGGTTGATCGGGCAAACCAAATCTTAAATTATTATGCCGAATCCGACAAAAAAAGGCTCGGCCACGAATGGCCACGGGGTGAATATATGAAAGCTTTATTTGGCGACATGGGCGCTCTGGCCAAATTAACCATGGCAAAAGACGGTCTGCGTGACATAGAAGATGTAGACATCAAACTCTCCCGGGAATTCGCCGATGTACTTTGCGGCCTTATTTTTTTAGCCGGTAAATATGAAGTTGATCTCGAAAAAGCCTTTTATGAAGGCATGGATGAGTTGGAACGAAGAGCCACTACCAGTGCCGGTGTCACCGGACTAACCAAGACTGATGCCAAATATGGAAAATTTGATCGATAA
- a CDS encoding methionyl-tRNA formyltransferase, whose product MKIVFFGSSEYSLLILKCLQKIQGFDVSAVVTKPDKATGRDKQITPNPVSRFCADNHLPLLQPEAFDDQFSDTFRSLKPDLGLCVAYGPPYFSQELIDIPKYKIVNIHPSPLPKYRGATPGPWQIINNETKSAVTFFQIDILPDHGPVITQIPFTISPDETSSSFYQKAFNLAADSLETVLTSYIQNPQSLLPQDHSKKSYFPKLSKESAKIDWSWNINKIEHFIRALDPWPIAWTEVTNSKNQILKMKIFSSTFDFRLSTLRLGTVQIEGKKPIPWAEVKDYYRIIK is encoded by the coding sequence ATGAAAATAGTATTCTTTGGTTCATCGGAGTATTCACTACTCATTCTAAAGTGTCTTCAAAAAATCCAGGGTTTTGACGTTTCCGCAGTAGTTACCAAGCCGGACAAAGCCACCGGCAGGGACAAGCAAATCACCCCCAATCCCGTCTCCCGGTTTTGTGCAGACAATCATCTCCCCCTACTTCAGCCCGAAGCTTTTGACGACCAATTTTCCGATACCTTTCGGTCGCTTAAACCCGATTTGGGCCTATGTGTCGCCTATGGTCCGCCCTACTTCTCCCAAGAGTTGATTGACATTCCCAAGTACAAAATTGTCAACATCCACCCCTCTCCTTTACCAAAATACCGGGGAGCAACACCCGGACCATGGCAAATAATTAACAACGAAACCAAAAGCGCTGTCACCTTTTTCCAAATCGATATTCTCCCCGATCACGGCCCTGTCATTACCCAAATCCCCTTCACTATTTCACCAGACGAGACATCCTCTTCGTTTTACCAAAAAGCCTTCAACCTCGCCGCTGATAGTCTGGAAACTGTTCTCACCTCCTATATCCAAAATCCTCAATCACTGTTGCCTCAAGACCACTCAAAAAAATCTTATTTCCCCAAACTCTCAAAAGAATCCGCAAAAATAGACTGGTCTTGGAACATCAACAAAATAGAGCACTTCATCCGTGCCCTCGACCCCTGGCCTATCGCCTGGACCGAGGTAACCAATTCCAAAAACCAGATTTTAAAAATGAAAATCTTTTCCTCGACTTTTGACTTTCGACTTTCGACTTTAAGACTCGGTACAGTCCAGATAGAAGGCAAAAAACCGATCCCCTGGGCCGAGGTAAAAGACTACTACCGGATTATCAAATAG
- a CDS encoding glycosyltransferase: protein MSSAKKKILVITDQMPWGHRSIAKAIYGYLKDKETDENFEVLYEEVKAETGIANDVYTFLYRFSPTTNRIAYKLMEFDRLRELTERVSLTSVPRLKKVVNKYKPDLIISAYFFHSHSLAKLKEGDKNQKFKLWTVVADPWSINPVSFVPGADLHLVYDEVGWKKALRYGILPDNIMMTGWWVREAMYKKYDRMEAKGKLGFTDDRPVIFVGGGSLGTNSLVKILPALVFVKKKVGLVFNSGTDKLGFNLVAEYMRLLERYRKDNLVEIKNLGWIDNMAEVLSGCDIVFGKAGPNFLFDVVAMAKPFVAITHIGGQEDGNIEIVLHKKLGWVKEKNGEITKFFLNYLNNEKKYRNKFSETISKEAENNRKSLPLILERIKKEIGI from the coding sequence ATGTCAAGTGCAAAAAAGAAAATTTTGGTCATAACTGATCAGATGCCGTGGGGGCACAGATCGATTGCCAAGGCAATATATGGGTATCTTAAAGATAAGGAAACGGATGAAAATTTTGAGGTTCTTTATGAGGAGGTAAAGGCGGAAACGGGGATAGCCAATGATGTGTATACATTTTTGTATAGATTTTCGCCCACAACCAATAGGATTGCATATAAATTGATGGAGTTTGATAGATTGAGAGAGCTGACGGAAAGAGTATCGCTGACCAGTGTGCCGAGACTGAAAAAGGTGGTCAACAAATACAAACCGGATTTGATAATCAGCGCATATTTTTTTCATAGTCATTCTTTGGCAAAGTTGAAAGAGGGCGATAAAAATCAAAAGTTTAAACTGTGGACGGTGGTAGCCGATCCGTGGTCAATTAACCCCGTATCTTTTGTTCCCGGAGCGGACTTACATTTGGTTTATGATGAGGTAGGTTGGAAAAAGGCATTGAGGTATGGAATTTTGCCGGATAACATAATGATGACGGGTTGGTGGGTGAGGGAGGCAATGTATAAAAAATATGACCGGATGGAGGCCAAAGGAAAACTCGGATTTACCGACGATCGGCCGGTGATTTTTGTGGGTGGGGGGAGTTTGGGGACAAATTCGCTGGTAAAGATTTTGCCGGCTTTGGTTTTTGTGAAGAAAAAGGTGGGATTGGTGTTTAATTCGGGGACGGATAAACTGGGTTTTAATTTGGTGGCCGAATACATGAGACTATTGGAAAGGTACCGCAAAGATAACCTGGTGGAGATAAAGAATTTGGGTTGGATTGACAATATGGCCGAGGTGTTGTCGGGGTGTGATATTGTGTTTGGCAAGGCGGGGCCGAATTTTTTGTTTGATGTAGTGGCAATGGCCAAACCGTTTGTGGCGATAACTCATATAGGCGGGCAGGAAGATGGGAATATAGAAATTGTGCTTCACAAGAAACTAGGGTGGGTGAAAGAGAAAAACGGGGAGATAACGAAATTTTTTCTTAATTACCTGAATAACGAAAAGAAGTACCGGAATAAATTTTCGGAGACAATTTCCAAGGAGGCAGAGAATAACAGAAAGAGCCTGCCCCTGATACTGGAACGGATCAAAAAGGAAATCGGAATATAA